A portion of the Clostridium gelidum genome contains these proteins:
- a CDS encoding ATP-dependent helicase, with amino-acid sequence MGYNLDKYQMSAVKAEEKNALIVAAPGSGKTTVIINKVNHLVENKKVPNGNIIVITFTKAAALNMKKRYQDAFNKNTSPFFGTFHGLFYKILLRCGESIDIIEGGIAHKIVSNVLSKYFDEVNEDKIKEAINNISLYKTSRASLSEFKPTLTKEIFEEALEKYEGYKKEHNKRDFDDLAIDVLELLKKDENMLLSYRKLFKYVLVDEFQDCDEMQIDFLKLLNDGEDNSLFAVGDEDQCIYSFRGSKPEYMVDFDKIYKGGKKYYLSINYRSKMNIVDKSKDVISFNKKRNNKEINWNKENEGIIKWFSPYNEKMQAESLTDIISENKKLGVSYEDNAVLYRTNMESMTMIDVLTKRKIPFTLLDREYNFFEHFICRDLIAYLKLSINQFDFNSFLQIINKPFRYISKSNIAYIKNYVQEENPFTILMNKQDTPPFQKKKLDDLRKDINYLNKISLSSAIAYIVMDLGYIDHLKGYAQKFNQSIEDFEDIIEEFKLSAEGFKTIFEFLQHIEEIKQTIAESKKKTNREGVILSTIHGVKGMEFKNVYVINCVEETIPHASSIKENIEEERRLFYVGITRAIDELYLFSPRNRKGQFKDVSRFIVEGKLNDMPVETFGYEEGDRVAHKTYGIGEIEELKDDKITISFDNTIRSFSLKVLLDNSLIEKI; translated from the coding sequence GTGGGATACAATCTTGACAAATACCAGATGAGTGCAGTTAAGGCAGAAGAAAAAAATGCGTTGATAGTAGCAGCACCGGGTTCTGGAAAAACAACGGTTATAATAAATAAAGTTAATCACTTAGTAGAAAATAAAAAAGTTCCAAATGGGAATATAATAGTAATCACTTTTACCAAAGCAGCAGCTCTAAATATGAAAAAGAGATATCAAGATGCTTTTAATAAAAATACGTCTCCATTCTTTGGGACATTCCATGGATTATTTTATAAGATACTTTTGAGATGTGGGGAGAGCATAGATATAATAGAAGGTGGTATTGCTCATAAAATAGTTAGCAATGTTTTAAGTAAATATTTTGATGAAGTTAATGAAGATAAAATAAAAGAGGCAATAAATAATATTTCTTTATATAAAACTTCTAGAGCTTCTTTAAGCGAATTCAAACCAACCCTTACAAAAGAAATATTTGAGGAAGCCTTAGAAAAATATGAGGGGTATAAAAAAGAACATAATAAAAGAGATTTTGATGATTTAGCTATAGATGTATTGGAATTACTTAAAAAAGATGAAAACATGCTTTTGTCATATAGGAAATTATTTAAATATGTATTAGTAGATGAATTTCAAGATTGTGATGAAATGCAAATTGACTTTTTGAAATTATTAAATGATGGAGAAGATAATAGTCTTTTTGCTGTAGGCGATGAAGATCAATGTATTTATTCATTTAGAGGTTCAAAGCCAGAGTATATGGTTGATTTTGATAAGATATATAAGGGCGGTAAAAAATATTACTTATCAATTAATTATAGAAGCAAAATGAATATAGTTGATAAATCAAAGGATGTAATAAGCTTTAATAAAAAAAGAAACAATAAGGAAATAAACTGGAACAAAGAGAATGAGGGCATCATTAAATGGTTTAGTCCATATAATGAAAAAATGCAGGCTGAAAGCTTAACTGATATAATATCGGAAAACAAAAAACTAGGGGTATCTTATGAAGACAATGCAGTATTATATAGAACAAATATGGAGTCTATGACGATGATAGACGTTTTAACAAAAAGAAAGATTCCATTTACATTATTAGATAGGGAATATAATTTCTTTGAACATTTTATATGTAGAGATTTAATTGCATATTTGAAATTATCAATTAATCAATTTGATTTTAATAGTTTTTTGCAAATAATAAATAAACCTTTTAGATATATAAGTAAGAGTAACATTGCATATATAAAAAATTATGTACAAGAAGAAAATCCATTTACTATATTAATGAATAAACAAGATACACCACCTTTCCAAAAGAAAAAACTTGATGACTTAAGGAAAGATATTAATTACTTAAATAAGATTTCATTGTCATCTGCAATTGCATATATAGTTATGGATTTGGGGTATATAGATCATTTAAAAGGATATGCTCAAAAGTTTAACCAAAGTATAGAGGATTTTGAAGATATAATAGAAGAATTTAAATTATCAGCAGAAGGCTTTAAAACTATTTTTGAATTTTTGCAACATATAGAAGAAATAAAACAAACTATAGCAGAGAGCAAGAAAAAAACAAACAGAGAAGGCGTTATATTAAGTACTATACATGGAGTGAAAGGCATGGAGTTTAAAAATGTATATGTTATTAATTGCGTAGAAGAAACAATACCTCATGCATCTAGTATAAAAGAAAACATAGAAGAGGAAAGAAGATTATTTTATGTTGGTATAACGCGAGCAATAGACGAGCTCTATTTATTTTCTCCAAGGAATAGGAAAGGTCAGTTTAAGGATGTTTCTAGGTTTATTGTTGAAGGAAAGTTAAATGATATGCCAGTGGAGACTTTTGGTTATGAAGAGGGAGATAGGGTAGCGCATAAGACTTATGGTATTGGGGAGATTGAAGAACTGAAGGATGATAAGATAACAATAAGTTTTGATAATACTATTAGGAGTTTCTCTTTGAAGGTTTTGCTTGATAATAGTCTAATTGAGAAGATATAG
- a CDS encoding nicotinate phosphoribosyltransferase, protein MNNKSSFNVKNERNLTMLVDFYELTMGNGYFDKGLQNKIAYFDMFFRRIPDEGGYCIMAGVEQLIEYLQALKFTDNDITYLRSKNTFSEEFLEYLKNFEFTCDVWAVPEGNPVFPNEPLVTVRGPVIQAQFIETMILLTINHQTLIATKASRICRAAEGRPVMEFGSRRAQGYDGAIYGARAAIIGGCSSTACTMSDRMFNIPAIGTMAHSWVQLYDTEYDAFKSWAEIYPNDCVLLIDTYNVVKSGIPNAIRVFDEVLKPLGKRPKGIRIDSGDITYLTTKCREMLDKAGYEDCKIVISNSLDEHIIKDVLEQGASIDSFGVGERLITARSEPVFGGVYKLVALENNNEIVPKIKISENEEKITNPGFKKIIRIFDKTSHKALADLIALRDENINEAEPLVLFNPVHTWKRKKIKNYYTKDLQVQIFKSGECIYESPSVLDIKEFSKIEVDKLWSEVLRFENPHTYYVDLSQNLWSLKQSLLHKFTDSYDAQD, encoded by the coding sequence ATGAATAATAAATCTAGTTTCAATGTAAAAAATGAAAGAAACTTAACAATGCTAGTTGATTTTTACGAATTAACTATGGGTAATGGTTATTTTGATAAAGGACTTCAAAACAAAATAGCTTATTTTGACATGTTCTTCAGAAGAATTCCTGATGAAGGTGGATATTGTATAATGGCTGGTGTTGAGCAATTAATAGAATATCTACAAGCTCTAAAATTCACTGATAATGATATTACTTATTTAAGAAGTAAAAATACCTTTTCTGAAGAATTTCTTGAATATCTAAAGAACTTTGAATTCACTTGTGATGTTTGGGCAGTTCCAGAAGGAAATCCAGTATTTCCAAATGAACCACTTGTAACTGTTCGTGGTCCAGTAATTCAAGCACAATTTATTGAGACAATGATTCTTTTAACTATAAATCATCAAACATTAATTGCAACAAAAGCTAGTAGAATATGTAGAGCTGCTGAAGGACGCCCTGTAATGGAATTTGGTTCAAGACGTGCTCAAGGATATGACGGTGCCATTTATGGTGCTAGAGCAGCTATCATTGGTGGCTGTAGCTCAACTGCTTGTACTATGTCAGATAGAATGTTTAATATTCCTGCTATAGGTACTATGGCTCATAGTTGGGTTCAATTATATGATACTGAATATGATGCCTTTAAATCTTGGGCAGAAATCTATCCAAATGACTGTGTACTTCTCATCGATACTTATAACGTTGTGAAATCAGGTATTCCAAATGCAATAAGAGTATTTGATGAAGTTTTAAAGCCACTAGGCAAAAGACCTAAGGGTATCAGAATAGATTCTGGTGATATTACTTATTTAACAACTAAATGTAGAGAAATGTTAGATAAAGCTGGATATGAGGATTGTAAAATAGTTATTTCAAACTCCCTTGACGAACATATTATAAAAGATGTTTTAGAGCAAGGTGCTAGTATCGATTCTTTTGGTGTTGGTGAAAGACTTATAACTGCAAGATCTGAACCAGTTTTTGGCGGTGTTTATAAATTAGTTGCATTAGAAAATAATAATGAAATTGTTCCAAAAATTAAAATAAGTGAAAATGAAGAAAAAATAACTAACCCTGGGTTTAAAAAGATAATAAGAATTTTTGATAAAACTTCCCATAAGGCATTAGCTGATTTGATTGCTTTAAGAGATGAAAATATTAATGAAGCTGAACCTTTAGTCTTATTCAATCCAGTTCATACATGGAAGAGAAAAAAAATTAAAAATTATTATACTAAAGACCTTCAAGTACAAATCTTTAAAAGTGGTGAATGTATATATGAATCTCCTAGTGTTTTAGATATCAAAGAATTTTCAAAAATTGAAGTTGATAAACTATGGTCTGAAGTCCTTAGGTTTGAAAATCCTCATACTTATTATGTTGATTTATCACAAAATTTATGGTCTTTAAAGCAATCTTTACTTCATAAATTTACAGATTCATATGACGCACAAGATTAA
- a CDS encoding IS1182 family transposase, with translation MLKTKLYNKNYNQFNDNYQLILPLNLENLIPEDDSVRLLSHILEGLNYTKLYQAYSSVGRKPAVEPKIMFKIVSYAYSQNVYSSRKIEKACKRDINFKWLLQGYKAPDHATISRFRKEYLSNEVIEDLFYQQVKYLAAQKEILFENVFIDGTKIEANANRYTFVWKKSIYKNEEKMFDKILTLAENINLEESRDFIVKKETLIYDIDKILEWLLYEKDKRNIEFVHGIGKRKTAIQKWIEQLFEYKERQEKYNFSKNILSKRNSYSKTDTDATFMRMKDDHMRNGQLKPAYNAQIAVESEYVTGVGIFDDRNDIATLIPMLNNMQEKIGYKYLNVIADSGYESEENYLFLESNNQTPYIKPQTYEKWKKRSFKNDISKRENMKYDAESDLYICHNGRKLIPTSIINRKSASGYKSEATIYECESCDNCAHKSKCTKAKGNRKMQVSKTFVEKREISYRNITTEFGTKLRMNRSIQVEGAFGVLKSDYEFNRFLTRGKNSVKTEFILLCFGYNINKLHSKIQNERTQNHLHELKSTA, from the coding sequence ATGTTAAAAACCAAATTATACAATAAAAATTATAATCAATTTAATGATAATTATCAACTTATATTACCATTAAATTTAGAAAACTTAATACCAGAAGATGATTCAGTCCGCTTGCTAAGCCATATATTGGAGGGATTAAATTATACAAAGTTGTATCAGGCGTACTCTTCCGTTGGAAGAAAACCGGCAGTGGAACCAAAAATCATGTTCAAAATAGTATCGTATGCTTATTCTCAAAATGTTTATTCTAGTAGAAAAATAGAGAAAGCATGCAAAAGAGATATAAATTTCAAGTGGCTACTTCAAGGTTATAAAGCACCTGATCATGCTACCATTAGTAGATTCCGTAAAGAATATCTTTCAAATGAAGTAATTGAAGATTTATTTTATCAACAAGTTAAATATCTAGCAGCTCAAAAGGAAATATTATTTGAAAATGTATTTATTGATGGTACTAAAATCGAAGCGAATGCCAATCGTTATACTTTTGTTTGGAAGAAATCCATTTATAAAAATGAGGAAAAAATGTTTGATAAGATTCTTACTCTTGCTGAAAATATCAATCTTGAAGAATCGAGAGACTTTATTGTTAAAAAAGAAACATTGATATATGATATTGATAAAATTCTCGAATGGCTTTTATATGAAAAAGACAAAAGAAACATAGAGTTTGTTCACGGTATTGGTAAAAGAAAAACTGCAATTCAGAAATGGATAGAGCAACTATTTGAATATAAAGAAAGACAAGAAAAATATAATTTCAGTAAAAACATATTATCAAAAAGAAATAGTTATTCTAAAACTGATACAGATGCAACTTTTATGCGTATGAAAGATGACCATATGAGAAATGGTCAATTGAAACCTGCATATAATGCACAAATCGCAGTTGAAAGTGAATACGTAACCGGGGTCGGAATATTTGATGATAGAAATGATATAGCAACATTAATACCTATGCTTAATAATATGCAAGAAAAAATTGGGTATAAATATCTTAATGTAATTGCAGATTCTGGTTACGAAAGTGAGGAGAACTATTTATTTTTAGAATCTAACAATCAAACTCCGTATATAAAACCACAAACTTATGAAAAGTGGAAAAAAAGAAGTTTTAAAAATGATATTAGTAAACGTGAAAACATGAAATATGATGCAGAATCAGATTTATATATTTGCCATAATGGTAGAAAGTTGATTCCGACCTCTATTATTAATAGAAAATCCGCCAGTGGATACAAATCAGAGGCTACTATCTATGAGTGTGAAAGTTGTGATAACTGTGCTCATAAATCGAAGTGCACGAAAGCAAAAGGAAATAGAAAGATGCAAGTTTCAAAAACTTTTGTGGAAAAGCGTGAAATATCTTATAGAAATATCACAACTGAATTTGGAACTAAATTAAGAATGAACAGATCTATTCAGGTCGAAGGAGCATTTGGAGTTCTAAAAAGTGATTATGAATTCAATAGATTTTTAACACGTGGAAAAAATAGTGTTAAAACTGAATTTATTTTGCTTTGTTTTGGCTACAACATTAACAAATTGCATTCAAAAATACAAAATGAAAGAACCCAAAATCATCTTCATGAATTAAAATCTACTGCCTAA
- a CDS encoding Fur family transcriptional regulator: MDIIAPIFKEKKLKLTPQRLAVYNYLLNTTSHPSADIIYTDIHIQYPTMSLATVYKALKTLVDVGLIQEINVGEGNFRYDGNSLSHPHVQCLGCGKVDDFKDLSLDNLNSSADEHTDYKIISNKVYFYGYCPDCQ; encoded by the coding sequence ATGGATATAATAGCTCCAATTTTCAAAGAAAAAAAACTAAAATTAACCCCTCAAAGACTTGCAGTATATAATTATCTGCTTAATACAACTTCCCATCCATCAGCAGATATTATTTATACAGACATTCACATTCAATATCCAACTATGAGCTTAGCTACAGTTTACAAAGCATTAAAAACCTTAGTAGATGTAGGTTTGATTCAAGAGATAAACGTTGGTGAAGGTAATTTTAGATATGATGGAAACTCTTTATCGCATCCTCATGTGCAATGTTTAGGCTGTGGCAAAGTTGATGATTTTAAAGATTTATCTCTAGATAATCTCAATTCCTCAGCAGATGAACATACTGATTATAAAATTATCTCCAATAAAGTTTATTTTTATGGCTATTGTCCTGATTGTCAATAA
- the yihA gene encoding ribosome biogenesis GTP-binding protein YihA/YsxC, which yields MRIKQSEFITSAVKREQYPLDNRVEVAFVGRSNVGKSSIINSLTNRKKLAKVSQTPGKTRLVNFFLINNDFYLVDLPGYGYAKVSKSEKGSWGKTVETYLTDREQLKRVVLLVDSRHKPTGDDIIMNEWFKHFGYNVVIVATKSDKLTKNELKKSENVIKETLKLSTEDKLYFFSSLNRNGSDELINNLFLEFATDLD from the coding sequence ATGAGAATTAAACAATCAGAATTTATTACCTCAGCAGTAAAAAGAGAACAATATCCCTTAGATAATAGAGTGGAAGTTGCTTTTGTTGGAAGATCTAATGTAGGAAAAAGTTCAATAATAAATTCATTAACAAACAGAAAAAAATTAGCAAAAGTTAGTCAAACTCCAGGAAAAACAAGATTAGTTAACTTTTTTCTTATAAATAATGATTTTTATTTAGTTGATTTACCTGGATATGGATATGCAAAGGTATCAAAATCAGAAAAAGGCAGTTGGGGAAAAACCGTTGAGACATATTTAACAGATAGAGAACAATTGAAGAGAGTTGTTTTACTTGTAGATTCAAGACATAAACCAACAGGCGACGATATAATTATGAATGAATGGTTTAAGCATTTTGGATATAATGTTGTTATTGTTGCAACTAAAAGTGATAAGCTTACAAAAAATGAGCTGAAAAAGAGTGAAAATGTAATAAAAGAAACATTAAAATTAAGTACAGAGGACAAGTTATACTTTTTTTCATCTTTAAATAGAAATGGAAGCGATGAGCTTATTAATAATCTTTTCTTAGAATTTGCAACTGATTTAGATTAA
- the lon gene encoding endopeptidase La has product MKKSYIIPLIPLRGLTVFPNVVVHFDVGREKSTAAIEQAMLDGQEIFLVGQKNSVVEEPNQDELYSIGTICKIKQILKMSDNTIRVLVEGQERGEIVKYIEDEADYIKVSVQKLGNKVVKNEEIDAYINYLDKEFIKLLKLSEENYEEIIKLINFSEEPSKFVDMVASFSITEEKLKQEILETVDLKKRIEKVLERIKIEISIAKIQKKIANKVKNTVAKEQNDYYLREQIKAIQEELGEDDEEKKEIAKYEDRIEKAKLIKEVKDKVSYELSRLKNMSATSSEGNVIKAYLDWVLDISWSKHTKESIDVNKARKILDDEHYGLEDVKDRIIEYLAVKQFSKSQKGPILCLVGPPGVGKTSIAKSIAHAINRNYTRISLGGMKDEAEIRGHRKTYVGAIPGRIVYAMKEAKSMNPLMLFDEIDKVNSNYKGDPSDALLEILDSEQNKDFRDSYLEVPMNLSKVLFIATANTLETIPRPLLDRMEIIEVSGYTYEEKFNIAKNHLVTKLFKELDMPTDKIKIEDSAIREVIEGYTRESGVRGLERKLSSLIRKALAEMLKQGEKEFNITNDKIEALLGKRIFDFDKIDKVDKVGVVTGMAWTAYGGDTLPIEAMVMAGTGKLELTGKLGQVMQESAKTAYSYVRANAAKFGIDEAFYKEKDIHIHAPEGAVSKDGPSAGVTMVTALVSALSGKKVKHNVAMTGEVTLTGRVLPIGGLKEKSLAAFRAGVDTIIIPKDNEKDIEKIPNSIRNSLNIISAKEVNEVLKNALIGEDTNEN; this is encoded by the coding sequence ATGAAAAAGTCATATATAATTCCACTAATTCCTTTAAGAGGATTAACTGTTTTTCCTAATGTAGTGGTACATTTTGATGTGGGAAGAGAAAAATCTACAGCAGCAATTGAACAAGCTATGTTAGATGGACAAGAAATTTTTCTTGTAGGTCAAAAAAATTCTGTGGTAGAAGAACCAAATCAAGATGAACTTTATTCAATTGGAACTATATGCAAAATAAAGCAAATATTGAAAATGTCAGATAATACTATTAGAGTTCTCGTAGAAGGTCAAGAACGAGGAGAAATAGTTAAGTATATAGAGGATGAAGCAGACTATATAAAGGTTTCAGTACAAAAATTAGGTAATAAAGTAGTTAAGAATGAAGAAATAGATGCTTATATTAACTATTTAGATAAAGAATTTATAAAATTATTGAAGCTTAGTGAGGAAAATTATGAAGAAATTATTAAACTAATAAATTTCTCAGAAGAACCAAGTAAATTTGTAGATATGGTGGCTTCGTTTTCGATTACTGAAGAAAAGTTAAAGCAAGAGATATTAGAAACTGTTGACCTGAAAAAAAGAATAGAGAAAGTTTTAGAAAGAATTAAAATAGAAATCTCTATAGCTAAGATACAAAAAAAGATTGCAAATAAAGTAAAGAACACTGTTGCAAAGGAACAAAATGACTATTATTTAAGAGAACAGATAAAGGCAATTCAAGAGGAATTAGGCGAGGATGATGAAGAAAAGAAAGAAATAGCAAAATATGAAGATAGAATTGAGAAAGCAAAGCTTATTAAGGAAGTTAAAGATAAGGTTAGTTATGAATTATCAAGACTGAAAAATATGAGTGCTACATCGTCTGAAGGGAATGTTATTAAAGCCTATTTAGATTGGGTATTAGACATTTCTTGGAGCAAGCATACCAAGGAAAGCATTGATGTTAATAAAGCGAGGAAAATTTTAGATGATGAGCATTATGGGCTAGAAGATGTTAAGGACAGAATTATAGAGTATTTAGCTGTAAAGCAATTTAGTAAATCTCAAAAGGGTCCAATTTTATGTTTAGTTGGTCCTCCTGGTGTCGGAAAAACATCTATAGCAAAATCTATAGCTCATGCCATTAATAGAAACTATACGAGAATATCTCTTGGTGGAATGAAAGATGAAGCTGAAATTAGAGGACATAGGAAGACTTATGTTGGTGCTATTCCAGGAAGAATTGTTTATGCAATGAAGGAAGCAAAATCTATGAATCCACTTATGCTTTTTGATGAAATAGATAAAGTTAACTCGAATTATAAGGGTGATCCATCTGATGCGCTATTAGAAATATTGGATAGTGAACAAAATAAGGATTTCAGAGATAGTTACTTGGAAGTACCAATGAACCTATCAAAGGTTTTATTTATAGCAACTGCAAATACGCTAGAAACTATACCAAGACCACTTTTAGATAGAATGGAAATTATTGAGGTATCTGGCTATACTTATGAAGAAAAGTTTAATATAGCTAAAAATCATTTGGTAACTAAGCTATTTAAAGAATTAGATATGCCAACTGATAAGATTAAAATAGAGGATTCTGCTATTAGAGAAGTTATAGAAGGATATACAAGAGAATCTGGAGTGCGTGGATTAGAAAGAAAGTTAAGTTCACTTATAAGAAAAGCATTAGCCGAAATGTTAAAGCAAGGAGAAAAGGAATTTAATATAACTAATGATAAAATTGAAGCCTTATTAGGTAAGAGAATTTTTGACTTTGATAAAATTGATAAGGTAGACAAGGTTGGCGTAGTAACGGGAATGGCATGGACAGCCTATGGTGGAGATACTCTTCCTATAGAAGCTATGGTTATGGCAGGTACGGGCAAATTAGAGCTTACAGGTAAGCTTGGGCAAGTTATGCAAGAATCTGCAAAGACGGCTTATAGTTATGTTAGAGCTAATGCTGCTAAATTTGGAATTGATGAAGCTTTTTATAAAGAAAAAGATATTCACATACATGCACCAGAAGGTGCAGTATCCAAAGATGGTCCATCAGCAGGTGTTACAATGGTAACGGCACTTGTATCTGCACTATCAGGTAAAAAGGTTAAACATAATGTAGCTATGACAGGAGAAGTTACATTGACAGGAAGAGTACTTCCTATCGGAGGATTGAAGGAAAAATCTTTAGCTGCATTTAGAGCTGGAGTAGATACTATAATAATTCCAAAGGATAATGAGAAAGATATAGAAAAGATACCAAATTCAATTAGGAATAGTTTGAATATTATTTCTGCTAAAGAAGTAAATGAGGTATTAAAAAATGCGTTAATTGGAGAGGATACAAATGAGAATTAA
- the lonB gene encoding ATP-dependent protease LonB, whose product MTNVLVILQILVLILMVYVMFNSMNKPQKSKNIVIDRENTKELNKLNKLREISLTEPLAEKSRPKAFEEIIGQEKGIKALKAALCGPNPQHVIIYGPPGVGKTAAARLVLEEARKSKLSPFAEKSKFVELDATTLRFDERGIADPLIGSVHDPIYQGAGSLGIAGIPQPKAGAVTKAHGGLLFLDEIGELHPIELNKLLKVLEDRKVFLDSSYYSSEDSNMPKYIKEIFDNGLPADFRLIGATTKSPQDIIPAIRSRCVEIFFRALLPEEIKIIAINSVRKVGLKIIQDGVEEVSKYCTNGREVINLIQLASGIAINEDRKEITLEDIKWVLENGQYNKIISNKIPSKSKIGVVNGLAVYGANIGMLMPLEVSCKKVNERRGELKITGIVEAEEITNNNKKIKMKSTAFSSVQNVLTALDNVFDLCTDKYDIHVNIPGGMPVDGPSAGISIATAIYSAITKQKVNRLVAMTGEISILGSVKAIGGVKAKISAAFKGGSQIVIIPEENYDESLNDICEINIVPVTNIREVIKVAIEDNNVISENDREILSAEGNNILKN is encoded by the coding sequence ATGACGAATGTATTAGTGATTTTGCAAATACTAGTTTTAATTCTCATGGTTTATGTAATGTTTAATTCAATGAATAAACCACAAAAAAGCAAGAATATTGTAATTGATAGAGAAAATACAAAAGAATTAAATAAGTTGAATAAACTCAGGGAAATAAGTTTAACAGAACCTTTAGCAGAAAAGAGTAGACCAAAAGCTTTTGAAGAAATAATAGGTCAAGAAAAAGGTATAAAAGCATTAAAAGCTGCATTATGTGGTCCAAATCCACAGCACGTTATTATTTATGGACCACCAGGAGTAGGTAAAACAGCAGCCGCGAGGTTAGTATTAGAAGAAGCTAGAAAATCAAAATTATCACCTTTTGCAGAAAAATCAAAATTTGTTGAATTAGATGCAACTACTTTAAGATTTGATGAAAGAGGAATTGCTGATCCACTTATAGGATCTGTGCATGATCCAATATATCAAGGAGCAGGTTCACTTGGGATAGCAGGAATTCCTCAGCCTAAAGCAGGTGCGGTTACTAAAGCTCACGGAGGTCTCTTATTTCTAGATGAAATTGGTGAACTCCATCCAATTGAATTAAATAAACTTTTAAAAGTATTAGAAGATAGAAAAGTATTTTTGGATAGCTCATATTATAGCTCTGAAGATAGTAATATGCCTAAATACATAAAGGAAATATTTGACAATGGACTTCCGGCAGATTTTAGGCTAATAGGAGCTACAACGAAATCTCCACAAGATATAATACCAGCCATAAGATCAAGGTGTGTTGAAATATTTTTTAGAGCTTTATTGCCTGAAGAAATAAAGATTATTGCTATAAATTCTGTTAGAAAGGTTGGATTAAAAATTATACAAGATGGTGTTGAAGAAGTAAGTAAGTATTGTACTAATGGTAGAGAAGTAATAAATTTAATACAACTAGCTTCTGGTATTGCAATTAATGAAGATAGAAAAGAAATAACATTGGAAGATATTAAGTGGGTATTAGAGAATGGTCAATATAATAAGATAATATCCAATAAAATTCCATCTAAATCAAAAATCGGAGTTGTTAATGGATTAGCAGTATATGGTGCCAATATAGGAATGTTAATGCCTCTTGAAGTTAGCTGCAAAAAAGTTAATGAAAGAAGAGGAGAACTTAAAATAACAGGAATAGTTGAAGCTGAAGAAATAACTAATAATAATAAGAAAATTAAAATGAAAAGTACAGCTTTCTCATCAGTACAAAACGTATTAACTGCTTTGGATAATGTATTTGACTTATGTACTGATAAATATGATATACATGTAAATATACCAGGGGGGATGCCTGTTGATGGACCGTCAGCAGGAATAAGCATTGCAACAGCTATATATAGTGCAATAACTAAACAAAAAGTAAATAGGCTTGTTGCTATGACTGGAGAAATAAGTATACTCGGATCTGTAAAAGCTATAGGTGGGGTGAAAGCAAAGATATCGGCAGCTTTTAAAGGTGGCTCACAAATAGTTATTATTCCAGAAGAAAATTATGATGAGTCACTAAATGATATATGTGAAATAAATATAGTTCCAGTAACAAACATCAGAGAAGTGATTAAAGTTGCTATAGAAGATAATAATGTTATTAGTGAAAATGATAGAGAGATATTATCAGCTGAAGGTAATAACATTTTAAAAAATTAA